The sequence below is a genomic window from Theobroma cacao cultivar B97-61/B2 chromosome 6, Criollo_cocoa_genome_V2, whole genome shotgun sequence.
TAGtacattttcataattattatatatttatgatcAAAGAATAGTCATATTCATGATCATTGAATTTCGTGATCATTTAGGgagaaaaaaaggtaagagATTTAGGAGAATTGTGTAAACATACATTTATTTGTGTAGCCTTTAGTAATTCTAATCAAAAGCAACTTTAACGTGAAGTTACTTTGGTCCAAATCATGACCCTTTCCCTAAGCCACATTCAAACTCATGTGATCTTCTTTTCCTCTACCAACTTTAGATTCTTCAATTAGTGGCCTCAATTAAGCATTCCaaattcttcaatttaatgAGTGATTTGTTTTCTCAATCCACCTCacatgttattattattattagtagTAGTTAGTAATCTAATTGGTAAATATTGAAGGAAAATtatttgtataaaaaaaaagagaggtaaTATAAGAGTTGATGAAAATGGAAGGATAAGTTGGGAAGAGAAAAGTATGCAACTGTACTGGAAACTTCCCATACAATTTACCGCGGGGCCAACACGAATTCCAGGAGATAATGAGAAAAAGGGTAAAAGAAGGTGAAAAAGGAGGTTCATGCACCGGAATCTGCCGTATATGAGGAACAATAGACAAATGAAAGCAAAACgacaaaacaaaagaagagtTTTAAAACATACaggaaatataaaataaaaataaaaaggattgGAGAAAGGGACCCGCAGCCAGCAAAGGCATAGGGCTAAAGACAAGATTTCGAGTTTGGGGTGCACAGCCCTAGACGATGTTGGAATAGTGTTATGTTTTGGGTATTGGCCATTTGATTGAATTGAAGGTTGAAGAAAACCCgcgtttttttttctcacccTGTTTCCACGATTTGATGATAAATGAATTATGAATATCGTGTTTTTTCTTTCGATCAACTTGCTTGCTTGCTTACAAATAATGGGCACCTGCCTGGCTGCCTCCAATTAACTGGGATTTATCTACTCCTTTTCACTAGCAATTATCTGCCTGGATATCGGTATAATCTATCTTTCATATACCATTGAAGTTTGGgtattgattaatataaatttttaattactataacttttttgggtttttttttttaatatttgattttctaCGTTGTAAAAGATTATTACAAGTTCATCCGTTTATTgcttgtatatatttttttataaaaaagtagaattttatttgaaatcaAAATAAGCTTTACATAGGAGGAGGCAAAACCTATAGAACACTTGCACCAgcagataaaaaaaaacacactGCAGAACAAAGAACATAAACATCTCAACCTTGCAggcaaaagaaattcaaatatcTTTACATGGAAACTGGAGAGAAATCGTATCCTTACTTAGAAATTAATCTAAGAAATGTAAGATCTTTTAAACTTATGCAtaaaatttattcttgattGTGGGATTGATTAGTTTCAAGCTGAAAACCAATTAATATACAAATTTAAAACCAAGCAAAATCCCTTGGTTTCTTaattattcttatattttttttcaaaaaataaataaaccatGTCGGCAAAATAGGTCTCTCTCTCACACCCCTATGAGAATATCATAATATTTGTCATCATCAGTACTATCGATActgttaatatatttttttttatattggaGTAGGAGTTCTATCACCCACTAAACACAAGTTGTTCAATTGTTTAAGAAACTAAGTAGGATTAACCTTACAAAATGTTCAGTGGCCAAGACGTCTTCCTACTTGTACTGTATGTTATGATTTGattaattacttttaattCATCAAGATGATCAACATGTGATTATTTTAGCAATTTAATCAAAGTAACCCTAATTAGAAGgtgaaagaaatttaaaaagaaggAACCTCATGGCCTACACGCTTCACTTTGACAAAAGAAATCTTGATGTTTATCAATCAATACATTGAACTAAAAGTCCAAGTTGGGCAAGTGGGATGAGAAGCGGTTGCTTTGAAAATAGCTGCCCATTGAAGCAAAGTTAATTGCTCACCTGGGTTGACCAATCAGAGTTCAGCGTTGACGAATCGGACGGCTAAAAAGATGACTTGATTCTTGCTGAGAACGAGGGTGAGACCCAGGGTTGGGTAGGAAATTTCTGTGTTTGTCTTTGCGTAAGACCCGACCAGGGTGGTCCTCCTAGGGAGTTGTCTCCTAGCCAAAGCCCAAAGACGTGTAGTTTCCCACGTGGACCCTTGACAGATAGGAATCATTGACATCCAGTTTAATCTTATCTAGATAATGGCCAATACTTTGTAAACATTGATGTTTACATGTTTGTTAAGTTAAAAATTGTGCAAGTGGGCATGTTACTTTGATGAGTTGAAGTTAAACTATTCAATAAACTAAATCTTAGAGAACATATTCTAACTTAAGTGTCTgtttggtttaatttttttaacttatttatcttttaaaaataaaagtcaaattaaatgaaaattttgaatatttcttaattttttttaaaaaataactttaagaAAAGCTCTAGAAACATACATCTTTTTCaggagattttttttatttcaaaaatgtccttatcaatttaaaataatttcaatattatctgtttttatttttatatgatttattattaattataaattttatattatataaaaatactttttatatttttaaaaatttattttaatgaaataaaaaataaattaactttttttattttgaacaaaagaatttgtgattaataaaaaattatttatagtaaatacattttatagtaattttaaccaaaattagaacttatataaattgttttacaAAACAACTTATCTATTAAAAAGAgcttataaaagtaaatttatcaaacatatttaacttaatttaaaaatttattaattttcatagaaattttatattagcttttaaattaaaaaattaaaaaaaaatcagatcaaATAGACTCTTAAAAAGGCCGctcaattataaataatttaattaattatatatctaACATATATGCTGTTGCCAAttgatcttttctttttaagctTCATTTACATGGTGGGACATAGTGTCTAATAATTATCATAATTTCGCCAGAGTAACAACGCTCATTTAAGTTATACCAAAGTTAGGTAGGCAATTAATAAGAGGAGCCAATTAAGTTACTAATAATATAAGTGttcaataaataatttctGCTAAGTGGACAACACATGCATTCTGATATCTCTCTTGTAGGTTTATGCCACAACTAATTAGGTGTATCATTTCtggcaaaagaaaaagcataGTATTAGGCTTGCTGTGATAGCCCTTATTATGCCacacttttaattttcttacttaattgTGGTTGgcaaaaattagaagaaaagaTGAGAAGATTAATAGTGTGTTTGCATTCTAATTAAGAGTAGGCAGATAAATGGAATTACGTAAAGCAATTCTATATACTAATTTTCTACAAATACCTATTTTAAAgttatagataaaaaaatagttaaaaatttttcattggtggTAAAATCCTTATGTACCATGCTGCAAAGGATAGAGTGAAAAAGAGGTTCATGCATTCAATCTCtcgattaaaataaataaatatgttacTTTTCTGTGGCTTTTCCTTTCTATTAATGTAGTTAATTCACGAAGTCACAACTGATATGGCAAAGTCATTTAAGTGGCAGTCACGGCACCCCTAGGTGGAAAGTGGCTTTGCAATAATATAAGGTTTAAATATTCGTCTACGTATGAGTATGTAAACAGAGACTCAGTGTATGGATGCAATTCAATTTCATGGGCTGGTACTTGAAAAACAATGGTCTCGACCAAGCTTTGTGCTGATCCAAGCAGATTTTCCAAGTAACAAAAAGAACTGAGAATTTTCAACAGTCAAATTTCTGTGAAGACAACCAATATTGATGTGTGGCAGCTGAAATGGGACTTTGGGCTTTGATTTTGTAACGTAATACTTATTGACAGAGACAAAAGGCTTAAAAAGATCAAACTCTCAAGAAAGTTGCACTGTTTGCAAGGCCGATTCAGAAGCCTAGATATACCTTTCGAAGGTTCTTTTAACTCAAGCAGCTAAAAGAGcttaattaaattcttaaaaccatagttaaaatgaaaaagctttgattgaattaaaatatgatCACTGGGGCCTTACAAAACAGATTACGTGGCCTACATTTGTGGGTACAAACAAGGAACAAAGTTTCTGATATTCCATATACATTTCGATTGTTGCGTAAACATTGTGTTGTAAATAACGAGACAGAAAACGTTTCCACCCATCTTTCCGTTTCTATCTTTCTTACGGAAACAGGACGTCAAAGTTAGATATGGGATTTATGTCTAGGACCACTTGGATTCTGAAAGGGCGTTTTCTAGTTGAATCAGGACAATCGTCAATGAGGGCTTAACTCACTTTCTTTTGCTATAGCCTACATGCAATATGACGATGTGAACTGGTAAGTACTTTTTCACaaggagaagaaaatgatGTTATACGGATACAGGCCAAAGTGTTTTCAagtccttttcttttcaagcaacaaccaaaaaacaaaagacatTGGATGCTACATCGGCTATGAGCAGATGGGTTATCAGgcatttcattttcaatgttGATCAAGTTCCTTAATCATTACTTCTTGCTATCGGAAATAGTAGCAACTTCAATGATTAATCCAGCTCTAGAAGTTGCATTGAACTTGTTTTCTTCAAAGTCTTTATATTGGGCAACGAGAGTCAGCAGTCGGCTCTTCTTAGAGGGCGGCTGGCACAAAGTTAATTTCAATAAGTAACAGCTATAGATACCTAAACAGAGAAAATGTTATTCCTAGATATAATACAACTATGAAATCCTATTTTATGATTTCCGGAAGTGGAAGTAACAGGTGGAGGAACTACATCATTCCAGGCCTTTTCAAGTGGGTGTCagtattatttcttaataaacTGATCCAACTTTTTCCGTTTCTCCAAAAATACAAATGTGGATGGTGAAAAGATGGCACTTACTAGAGGGGAACATCTATACCTcaaatcaagagaaaaaactCAGAGCTTTTGGGCAGTGAGAAGATTATAGGGCAAATTGTTGCGATGATTCAGTTGAGTGAGATGTACCCAAATAATGTAAGACAAAAAAGGGTACAGGCAATTCACTTTCtacttggaaaaagaaaaatcctttGCATTAGATGTTTGATGATGCTTTCATTTGTCTTGCTGTTGAGTTCAACAGGGAAATAGGAGAGCTGCAGGCTGCATATTATGGGCTCGATTTTACATTATTCAGAGAATCTGCCAAGTTTAACTAGAAGCAGCTCAAAATACCCTGATTTTACATTTATTCAGGGATTGAGAATTGAGGATTTCAAGGCCTACCACTCCTATAGAGAGGCTAACTCTTGTGCTGATACTTCAGCTGTATAAGGATCTCATGAATCTGTGGGATTCAAATGTTTTTTAGCATGCATTAGACTtaatttttaaccaaaaaaaaacaaggaaaagccCAAAATAGGCCACGGAGATATTCTAGTAGTCAATATGCTCGTCTCTTTCAACCCTTCCATACACGTCACGAACACAAAATTGAAGGATCAGACTTCACATACTGATTTTTATGTGATCAAGAGGTAAGGTTAAATATCTGGAATTCACCGCTTTTGCATCATCTCTTGACATTGacaagaaacagaaaagaaaagagaggaaataatTTGGCAATACATAGAAAAGTAACAGAAAAGTACTGATAAATGACGCAAATACAGCCAGCGTAATGGATATTGGGCTTGTCATGCCTCTCCTTCCTGTTTCTAAAAAGCCCCGTAGTGCTGGCCACCCTCTAACTTTATGGGCTTTTGATACGTCCTAGACCCAGACCAAATAAATAATAGCGACCAGGAATGGTTTCAACATAAAGTTGACAAATGCTCACAAACTCatactttttcttgtttttattcACAGTATGTGGTACAAAGATGAGTTGTCGATAAAGCCCAAGCTGTTGCCCCGCAAATTGCTGCTTTTCGCTTCAATGGCTAAGCTACACGACGAGTTTACTTTTCTCCTCCCCGTCACTTCATAATTTGCAATAGTGGAAATGATCACAAGATATTAGGACAATCACAAAAAGATAGAAGAATTAATCTAACTTACACCTtaaacaagaataaaattagataaacaaaaaaaaaaaaaacagctaGAAAACCGCGTTATAATAACCCAATTCTGCAAAGTGAAACATTTTCCAGCTAAGTCGCTTTTGTTGCACGGTTAACATCGATTTTGTTCCATTTGTAGACAGAGATTGGCCAACTTATCCGCATGATTCTATAATTGAACATGCATTCATTAGGCTTAATTCCTTATTCATCTTCGTATATAGGCAACTATTCATGTTTGTTTTGACATTATTGCATGTGTGCTATTGATGCTTTATCTTTCAACGCGTGTTTTTTTTCGCATGTTCTCTGACTTTATCCCgagaaaatgatgagttttcctggatgaagaaaattttctctGTAGTGGAACTGAAAAGATATCTGATAAGTTTAGGCAGAGCAactctttaattttctttgatgCTGATTGAAAGATGACCACCAAAGGTATGGTACTGTCAGTTGAGGATGGTTTTATGCTCGACGTGTTCTCACTTCTGTTTATGGGAAGCAATTAGATCCCACCTATACCGGGAGACAAGCTATCTGagcaaaacaaacaaaaggaCGTTGGCGATTTTGCTTGATCAGGCAACCCCACATGATTTTTGTCTTGATCATTGTCATTATTGTGATGCCTTTGCTGTTAAGCAGTTAATTTACATGCATATTATGCTTTGACTAGAAGACCACAATGAGAGAGGTGATTACCAGCTCCACATGCATTCACTAATGCAAGCAATAGACAAGTAGGAGTGAGTTGATAATTCAACGGATTTAAGTAAAGCAAAAGATTTAGACAAGTGTTTAAGTAATATGAAAAAAGAGGGAACTTTTTTCATTATCCTTGGCATCTTCTCAACACACATAATTTCTACAAAAACATTCTTGCTTCTTAATCTTACGGTAGTAAAGATACACTAGACCTGCACTTTTCCCTGTAGCCTGCGCAGATTATAACTTCACCTTGCATTATAAAGCCAACTCCACCGCTTTCTGATATAGAAAACGCAAGCACAATCTCGTTACACATATAgagataatttttataaacccTATATAATAAGGAGACCAAAATTCCTAAAACCCCGAAATGCCTAACATACAGACAAGCTACAGTGGTTGCTGCATTGTCACAATTAAGGGACTTGTGACATTGTGCTTCCCATCAGACCACACGATTGAACCACTTTTCATGTTAGTGCTCCCAGGAGAGAGCTTGACTGCCATGGCCTGCACTCTTACGAGAAAATTCAATTTCTGCCCTACCCTCCTAAATACAAGCTGCTCTGGCTCTACTGTCACCAGTGTCCCACTAGGTGGTCTAACTGTAACTTTATACACTGAATTTGGGTCCCCAACATTGGTCACTTGCCTAAGGAAATGCGTAGACATCTTATGCTTGCCATACTGTTGAAAAACAGCAGAAAATGATGGGTAATTCAGATTCCCAATATGGCCAGCCCTTTTTGCCCCACTGCAATCTGCATTCCTCCTCGTAATCACTTGTATATTGTTAATTGTATAATTCGAATTGCACAAGAAATCCACATAATCCATCGAGGTTATATCATAAACCAGCCCAGGATCCATAGCCTTTGTGGGGTGAACATGACCAGATCCAAAATCCAACACAGTAGAAGTATTCCCACTGGATTCATCAAGCATAGTTTCCCCTCGATTGTCGACTGTATAAGCAGTGGTCATCAGGGCAGACTTTATGGCTGCAGGGCTCCATTCAGAATGAGCTGCCTTCAACAAAGCAGCCAATCCAGAAACATGAGGACAAGCCATTGAAGTGCCTGAAAGAATATTAAACTCTGTCCTCCGCTTATCTGATGCAACACCAGACGGCCCAACTTTATCAGGCCAGGCAGCAAGAATGTTCAATCCAGGAGCAATCACGTCAGGCTTCAAAATCTCCGGAGTCTCCGGATTAGGCCCTCGAGCTGAAAACGAAGCCACAACAGGAGCTGGCCGGACCCCTAAGCGAGTTCCTTTAAAAACAATAGTAGCGGTAGCTGGTGACTTGGATTTAGATGCAGAATCAATGTACCTCCTAATCTCATCCCCGTTTGCCGCACCAACAGCAGTAGCTGGCAACACATGGCAATCAGCAACCAACCCTTCCCCATCAAAAACCCCATTAGCCAAAATCATTCCAATCCCTCCAGCCTTTTTCACAACTTCCCCTTTAGCAGCCCTGGAATTAATTCCTCTATCACACAAAACAATTTTGCCTTTCACAAAGTCAGGATCCAATGAACCTTCCATacacaaagaagaagaataccCATCACCACCACCAGTCCCAGCATAAACCAACGGGTACATCCGACCCGGAGACAAACCCGGCCCATTATAAACACTGACTCCAGGCACAACTTTACCGTTTCCAAGCTTAACATCAGCTGGAAAATCCCTATCAATCGTCCCGGCACCAACAGTAGCCACCCAGGGAGCCACATTAGTAACACTCAATCCGCCAGGACCCCCATTCCCAGCCGAAGCCGACACAAAAATCCCTTTATCAGCAGCACCGAAAGCACCAATCGCAATGGCATCGAGATAATAAGGCACCACAACACCACCAACACTCAACGAAATGACATCAACCCCGTCAGCTACAGCGGCATCAAAGGCAGCTAGAATATCAGAGTCATAACAACCAGCATTCCAGCAAACTTTATAAGCAGCAAGTCGAGCTTTCGGTGCCATCCCAGCAGCTACTCCTTTAGCATAACCTAAAGTAGAAGCTGGGAAGACATACCTTCCAGCAGCAATAGAAGCCGTGTGGGTCCCATGGCCATCCGAATCTCGTGGGGAACGAAACTCCGAGGTTTCGTTCATT
It includes:
- the LOC18596298 gene encoding subtilisin-like protease SBT1.5, with product MGFFPFFFLSLLSLASSASRVDQKTFIVRVQHDVKPSIFTTHKHWYESSLSSVLSPSTPTQVLHVYDNVFHGFSAKLSPTEALKLQTLPHIIAVIPEQVRHVQTTRSPLFLGLKTTDSAGLLKESDFGSDLVIGVIDTGIWPERQSFNDRDLGPIPSKWKGQCVRTKDFGSSSCNKKLIGAKFFCNGYEATNGKMNETSEFRSPRDSDGHGTHTASIAAGRYVFPASTLGYAKGVAAGMAPKARLAAYKVCWNAGCYDSDILAAFDAAVADGVDVISLSVGGVVVPYYLDAIAIGAFGAADKGIFVSASAGNGGPGGLSVTNVAPWVATVGAGTIDRDFPADVKLGNGKVVPGVSVYNGPGLSPGRMYPLVYAGTGGGDGYSSSLCMEGSLDPDFVKGKIVLCDRGINSRAAKGEVVKKAGGIGMILANGVFDGEGLVADCHVLPATAVGAANGDEIRRYIDSASKSKSPATATIVFKGTRLGVRPAPVVASFSARGPNPETPEILKPDVIAPGLNILAAWPDKVGPSGVASDKRRTEFNILSGTSMACPHVSGLAALLKAAHSEWSPAAIKSALMTTAYTVDNRGETMLDESSGNTSTVLDFGSGHVHPTKAMDPGLVYDITSMDYVDFLCNSNYTINNIQVITRRNADCSGAKRAGHIGNLNYPSFSAVFQQYGKHKMSTHFLRQVTNVGDPNSVYKVTVRPPSGTLVTVEPEQLVFRRVGQKLNFLVRVQAMAVKLSPGSTNMKSGSIVWSDGKHNVTSPLIVTMQQPL